GGTAGTCCTGCGTGCCCCAGGTGAATTTCCCGATTCCCTGCAGCCAGCGGCGGAAATCGTGATCGACTTCCACGGTGTAGGTGTTGGTCAGCACGCCGGAAACGCCGGGCACCGTGGTCTCGTCGATCGACGTGGTGGCGAAGAATTTCGCCGATGTCAGCGGCGTCGCTACCCACACCAGCGAGGCCGATGTCAGCAGCCCCTGCAGCGGCAGCAGCCGCGGGTCCTCATAGGAGCGCGCCGCCCAGCCGATCGCGAGTTCGCCGGTCAGGATCCGCGAGAATTCGAAAGTGGTACCGGCGCGCACGGAGCCGCCGCTGGAATTGCGCTGATAGCCGTTGCGATCGAACAAAAGGTCATGCGAGCGGACGTTGCCGTCGATCTCGCCGAACGGTTTCAGGCCCGGTATCAGATCGTAGCTGACCCGCCCGAGACCGCCGAACTGATTGTAGTTGCGGTCGGCGTTGCTGGTCGAGGTGCCGTCGGTCAATTCAGAGTTCTGATAGACGGTGCGGTCGACCGTTGCGCCGGCGGAAAGCTGCAGGCGGTTGAAATTCTGGTCGACGCCGAGGGTGCCGCCGAGCGTCGAGTAGACCGGGTATCGCTCGAGGCCGGCCTGGATGTTCGGGCTGCCGGGATTGTCGGTGGCGACGCGCAGCCGCGTCTGCGCGGTGAGGCGGGTGTCGCGGCTGACGTCGAGACGGCCGTCGATGTGGCCGGTGAAGTCCGGCCGGTCGATGATGACTGGCGCCGACGAGATGGTGCCGTCGGTCGGCGGCGGAAAGGTGTTGCCGTAGCCGGTGAACGAGCCGCGCAGGTCGGCGACCAGCGCATGGCGCTCCCAGTCGGAGAACACGACCAGTTCCGGCGCAATCACATAAAACGGCGAGCCGGCTGGCACGACGGTGCGGCGCGGATTGGTGTCGTAGCCGCCGCGCAGCTCGAGCGCGGACTTGATCAGGAAGCTGCCGGCGTAATCGCCGACCGCGCCGAACGGATCGTCGTCGATCTTGAGCCGCTTGCGCGGCGGCTGCCCCGGCACGGTGCCGGCCATCGCCGGCGGGATCGGCGTCTTGTTGGCGGTTTCCGACGGCGGGACCGACAGCCGCACCCGTGCATTCGGATCCCGCATCCCCGGCGGCTTGCTGCCGGGACCCGGCGGCGGCTTTGGTTTGGCCTGGCCCGGATAGAATTTCGCCTTCTTGCGGGTGCGGTTGAGCGAGTCGTAGCCGGATGAGGACGCGCCGCTGGCGGCGGGAAGGCCGTAAGTGGGGATCGCGCCGATCCGCGACGGCGCCGGCCGGTCCTTGTCGCGCAGCCGCGCGTCGTTGGCCGCATCGCCGGTGCGGTCGCCGGACTCGGCGGTCCGGCGCAGCGGCGAATCCTGCGGCGACACGAAGCCGTCGCGGGTGGCGCGGAACAGGTCCGGCGTGAGCGTCTGGGCGCGGCTCGAGGTCTCACTGAACGCGATCAGCGCAAGGCATGGCAACAACGCGCGCCAAATCAAAACGCGCCTGCGGCGGCCCCTTGCTGGACCCGACATCACGATGAAAATACCCCAACAAAATCATCTACTTGCCGACCGGGTTCCAGATGCGCGAGCACGCAGGCGGAAAACGTCGTTAATGGAGTTAAAACAATTATGGTTAATGAGCCGTTGAGAACCGCCCGGCGCGTCGCATCGCGAAATCGGCCGTGCTAAGGAGGGGCCCGCGGCCCAGACCCGCCTCCTTCGGAACCACGCATGGCCAATTCGAAACCGCTGATGGCAAAATCATCCGGGACCGACCAGGCGAGCGCCGCCGTTGCCTCGGGCCTGCGCACGCTCGAGACCGAGGCCAGTGGCATCGCCGCGATGTCGGCCGCGTTGCAGGGCCCGCTCGGGCCGGCCTTCGCCGCCACTGTCGAGCTGATCCGGCAGGCCAAGGGCCGCGTCATCGTCACCGGCCTCGGCAAGTCGGGCCACGTGGCGCGCAAGATCGCGGCGACGCTGGCCTCCACCGGCACCCCCGCCTTCTTCGTCCATGCCGCGGAAGCGAGCCATGGCGATCTCGGCATGATCACGCCGGACGACGTCATCATCGCGCTGTCGTGGTCCGGCGAGCAGCCGGAAATGAAGAATCTCGTCAATTATTCCAGCCGCTTTGCGATTCCGATGATCGCGGTGACCTCGAATGCCACCTCCTCGCTCGGCGAGGCGGCGCGCATCGTGCTGGAACTGCCGAAGGCGCGCGAAGCCTGTCCGCACAACCTGGCGCCGACCACCTCGTCGCTGATGCAGGCCGCGATCGGCGATGCGCTCGCCATCGCGCTGCTCGAAGGCCGCGGCTTCACGGCGCTCGAATTCGCCAATTTCCATCCCGGCGGCAAATTGGGCGCGATGCTGAAATTCGTCCGCGACATCATGCATACCGGCGACGCGATCCCCGTCAAACCGCTCGGCGCCAAAATGTCCGATGCGCTGGTGGAGATGTCGACCAAGGGTTTTGGCTGCGTCTGCATCGTGGACTCCGGCGGCGAGATCGCCGGCATCATCACCGACGGCGATCTGCGCCGTCACATGCGGCCCGATCTGATGACCGCATCGGTCGACGAGGTGATGACAAGGAATCCGCGCACCATTCCGCCCGGCATGCTCGCCACCGAAATGCTGGAGACGATCAATTCGTCGAAGCCGGCGGTGACCGTCCTGATCGTCGCCGAGGGCAAAAAGCCGGTCGGCATCGTCCACGTCCACGACGTGCTGCGCGCTGGCGTGGCGTAGGGAACGCTGTCATTCCGGGATGGTCCGAAGGACCAGACCTCAGATGTGCAATTGCACATCGGGGAATCTCGATATTCCGGGTTCGACGCTTCGCATCGCCCCGGAATGACGATCAAGCATTCGGAAACCGCGCCGCCGTTTGCTCGAGCGGCAAGGCCAGCCCGTTCGCCAGGTACGACACGGTGCGATAGAAGCCGCACAGCAGCAGCACTTCCAGAATCTTCGCGTCGTCGTAATGCGCCGATAACGCCGCAAATTCGGCGTCGCCGAGCGTGACGCGGTCATGCAGCGCGTCGACGGCTGCGATCAGCGCCTGCTCGGCGGCCGACCAGCACGGCGCACCGGCCTGCTCCAGCACGGTGGCACGGACCTGCTCGTCGGTCAGATGGGCGGCGGCAGCGAAGGCCGCGACATGCACGCCCCATTCGTATTCGCAGGCCGTGCGGGCGCAGGTCCGCATGATCGCGATTTCGCGCTCCCTCAAGGTGAGCGGGCCGCGGTCGAGCAGGCTGCCGGCGCGGAATTTCTCCCAGGCGCGCGCGCTGGTGGCGATGGTGCGGAACAGCAGCAGCGGCGGCGCGCCGCGCATGACGCGGTCGAAATGGCCCTGGATCTCGGGCGGGTAAGGCGGCTGCAGCGGCGCTATGCGTGACATCGGCAACTCCTGTGCTACAATAAACGTAGCGATACGCTACATTATTTGTAGCGATCCGCAAGAGGAGCCTGCGATGCCGAAACTGGGTTCAGCCATGAAGAAACGCGCCGCCCGGGGCTCGGCGTCCGGCCGCCCGATCATGGCCCTGCTCGACCTGTTGGGCCGACGCTGGGCCTTGCGGATCATCTGGGAGCTTCGCGACGACCGTGCGCTGACCTCGCGCGCGCTGCGCACGGCCTGCGACGACGCCTCGCCGACCATCCTGCAGACCCGGCTGTCCGAACTGCGCGAGGCGGGCCTGGTCGAGCTGATCGCCGGCGACGGCTACCGCCTCACCGCCCTGGGCAAGGATCTGGCGGGGAATTTCCTGCCGCTGTACCGCTTCGCCGAACGATGGAGCAAGCGCGCGGCTGGCTGATTTCACGCCGCCGCCACCGTCAGGCTGGCGCCGTCGGCCTGCACGACCCTGACCCGGCTGCCGGCGGGCGCGTCGGGACCGGCGACGCGCCAGATGGTGTCGTCGATCCTCACCGTGCCGGCGCCGTCGATGATCGGCTTTTCCAGCGTGAACACCCGGCCGACCAGCGCATCGGTGCGCTTGTTGAGAAACGGGTTGCTCTGGCTCGCCGATTTGTGGCTCAACGCCACCCGACGCCACAGCGGCACCGCCGCCACCGCGAACACCGCGAACATCAGGAGCTGCGTCTGCCAGGACGGGTTGATCGCGAACGACAACAGGCCGACCAGCAGCGCCGCCAGCCCGAGCCAGAACATGAAGACACCGGGCGCGAGCAATTCCAGCGCCATCAGCACGAAGCCGAAGATCAGCCAGTTCCAGGTGCCTAGGGAGGTAAACATCTCGGTCATCATCCGACCCTCTCAATTATCTGCTTAAGCGATCCATACGACACGACGGCAGCGAGTCCCCACCCGCCCCGCTTTGCCCGGCACCCTCCCCCGCAAGCGGGAGAGGGAATTCGCTCGCGTCACCGCGCGCGCCACGAAACCTCTAGGGCCGCGGCGTGAAGGGCGGCGGGGTCGGCCCGGTGGTCGGCACCGATCCGCGACGCGCGGCGGCCTGTGCGGAAGCCGAGCTTTCGCCAAAGGTCGCCTTCGCGATCTCGCCGATGCCGGCGAGCGAGCCCAGAATGCTCATCGCCTCGATCGGCAGCATGACGATCTTCTGGTTCGGCGAATCCGCGAGCTGTCCGAACGCCTTGATGTATTTGTCGGCGATGAAGTAGTTCAGTGCGGCGACGTCGCCTTTGGCAATGGCTTCGGAGACCATCTGCGTCGCCTTGGCCTCGGCTTCGGCGGAGCGCTCGCGCGCCTCGGCGTCGCGGAACGCGGCCTCCTTGCGGCCTTCGGCCTGCAGGATCTGGCCTTGCTTGGCGCCTTCCGCGCGCAGGATTTCCGACTGGCGCTGGCCTTCCGCCTGCAGAATGTCGGCGCGCTTGACGCGCTCGGCCTTCATCTGGCGTCCCATCGCCTCGACCAGGTCGGCCGGCGGCACAATGTCCTTGATCTCGATGCGGTTGACCTTGAGGCCCCACGGCGACACCGCAGCGTCGACCACCCGCAGCAGGCGCTCGTTGATCTCGTCGCGGTGCGACAGCACCTGGTCGAGATCCATCGCGCCCATCACCGAGCGGATATTGGTCATGGTCAGCACGATGATGGCCTGCTCGAGATTGGACACCTCGTAGCTCGCCTTGGCGGCGTCGAACACCTGGAAGAAGGCGACACCGTCCACCGTCACGGTGGCGTTGTCCTTGGTGATCACCTCCTGCTCGGGAATGCTGATCACCTGCTCCATCATGTTCATCTTGCGGCCGACGCGGTCGAAATAGGGAACGATGATGTTCAAGCCGGGCGACAGCGTGCGGGTGAATTTGCCGAACCGCTCGATGGTCCAGTCGAAGCCCTGCGGCACGGTCTTGACGCCGGCAAACAGTGTGACGATGACGAGCAGCACGAACGCAATGGCAAAAATGTCGAAGCCGGTCATAAATCCTCCAAAGCCGCAAAAACCAACGTCCGCGGACGTATTCTTGTTGGTCTGAATGCCGGCCGCGCCGGTTCAGTATAGCCTTATCAAATATAGCTAAGGGCGAGTTTCGGCAGCCGCCAGATGGTCCCGGCCCGAACGCCGGCCAAGTGCGCTTCGTTTCCTTAAAGTGCTTCGTTTTGTTAACGAAGCGGTCAAAATCACTTAACCGTCAAATCCAGCTGCCAAATTCAGCCTATCTAGATCCAGCCTTGCAGCTCCCGCAGCACCAGCTGGCGGATCACGTCCATGCCGGGATCGCTGTCGTTCAGGCAGGGGATGAAGGTGAACTGCTCGCCGCCATTGTGCTTGAAGATCTCGGCGTTTTCCTGGGCGATTTCCTCCAGCGTCTCCAGGCAGTCGGCGGAGAAGCCGGGGGTCACCACGGCAATCCGGCGCACGCCCTCCTTCGCCAGCTTCTCCATGGTCTTGTCAGTGTAGGGCTGCAGCCATTCATCGGTGCCGAAGCGCGACTGGAAGGTCAGCAGCAGCTTTCCGGCGTCGAGGCCCATGCGCTTGCGCAGCGCATCGGTCGTTGCGATGCATTGGACCTGATAGGGATCGCCCTTGTCGACGTATTGCTGCGGCATGCCGTGGAACGAGGCCACGATCCGTTCGGGCTGGAACGGCAAGCCCGCCAGATGCGCCGATATCGAGACCGCCAGCGCCTCGATATAATCGGGATCGTCGTAATAGGGCGGCGTGATCCGCAAGGTCGGCTGCGCGCGCATCGAGGCGAGCACGCGAAACACCTCGTCGCATACGGTGGCCGTCGTCGCGGCCGAGTATTGCGGATAGAGCGGCACCACCAGGAGCCGGTCGCAGCCCTGCGCCGTCAGCGCCTCGATCCGCGATGCAATCGACGGGTTGCCGTAGCGCATCGCCCAGTCGACCACGACGTGGTCGTGGTCCGCGATCGCCGCGGCCAGCTTGTCGGACTGGGCGCGGGTGATGGTCTTGAGCGGGGATTCGTTGTTCTCGGTGTTCCAGATCTTCAGGTAGTCGCGCGCCTTGCGCGCCGGGCGCACGCGCAGGATGATGCCGTTCAGGATCAGTTTCCAGAGCAGCCCCTGGTCCTCGATCACCCGGGGATCGGACAGAAACTCCTTGAGATAGACCCGCACGCCCCGCGCATCCGCGGTGTCGGGGGTGCCGAGATTGACCAAGAGCACGCCGACGCGTTCCGGCACGGTCCCGGCGGCAGCCCTGGCGCTCTCGATTGATGCAACCGCTGTCATAATGCTTGTGGCTTCGCGCGTCGGGTCATCCTTGTCAAGATAATGGCGGTTTCGATACTGTCGCTTATTGCCGCGTCGGGGGGAACCATGACGGTCGCCGAATGGTGCGTTTTCGCAACGCTGATGCTGTATCTGCTGACGATCGCGCCGATCAAATGGATCGGGTTCCGGCGCTTCGACAATGCCAGGCCGCGCGATCCCGCCTTCTACAACGATCCGATCGCGGCGCGCGCGCTGGGCGCGCATCAGAACGGCATCGAGGCGTTTCCGTTCTTCGCCATCGCCGTGCTGCTGGCGGAATTCCGGGCCGGGCCGCAGCGCCTGATCGACGAACTGGCGATCCTGTTCCTGATCGTGCGGATCGCCTATGTCTTCACCTATCTCGGCAACCGCCCGACCCTGCGCTCGATCCTGTGGAGCATCGGCTTCGCGCTCAATTGCGCGATCTTCTTTATGCCAGCGATCCGAGGCTGGCTGCCGGGGTGAATCCCTCATGGTGAGGAGCGCGTCTTCGCGCGTCTCCGGACGATGCTTCGCATCGCCGGGCGAACCATGAAACCCGCGGCCCATCCTTCGAGACGCCGCTTCGCAGCTCCTCAGGATGGGGTTACAAACACGTCACCCGTTCGGCCGCGAGATAGCCGAACAGCAAACCGACCCCGAACAGCAGCACCAGCCCCGCCGCGCCGAATTCGATGCCGCGCATCACCAGTGCGCCGCCGCCTTCGCGTCCGGCGCTGAGGCGCCGCGCCAAATCCTTGGCGGACACCGCGATGACGGCGATGGTCGCGACCGTGATCGCGGTGCCGAGCCCCATCACGAAGGTCGCGGCGATGCCGGCCCAGAACAGGCCCTGCGCCAGCGCAAACACCAGCACCAGGATCGCGCCCGAACACGGCCGGACGCCGACCGCCAAAATCGCCCCCAGCCCGCGCTTCCAGCCGCCGGGACCGGCGAGTTCGCTGGGGTCGGGACCGTGGGAGTGGCCGCAATGCTCGTCATGGACGTGGCCGGGGTCGTGATCGTGGTGATGATGGCCGTGGTCGTGATGATGGTGACCATGGCCGTGGTCGTGATCATGGCCGTGATGATGCGCGGCGGCGACCAGCGCAGGCGCCGGCTCGCGCGCCTGCAGCGCGCGGATGAATCCGCCGCCCTTGGTCCAGACCAGCCGGGCGCCGAAGGCCGCGATCAGCGCGTAGCTCGCGATCTCGATCGCCTTTTCGGCCCCGCACATGGTTTTCGCGGTGGCGTTGAGCAGCCAGGCGCAGATCCCGACGATCAGGACCGCCACCAGCGCCTGCATCAGCGCCGAGGCGAACGACAGCGCGATGCCGCGCCGCGCGGTCTCCTGGTTGGCGACCAGGTAGGACGAGATCACCGCCTTGCCGTGGCCGGGGCCGGCGGCGTGGAAGATGCCGTAGGCGAAGGAAATCGCGAGCAGGGTCCAGACCGCCGAGCCGTCGGACTTGGCGGCGCGGATCGTCGCGGACATCTCGCGGTAGAATTCCGATTGCCTGGCCAGCAGCCAGCCGACGATGCCGCCGACCTGCGGCTCGGCAGGGGCTCGCCGCGGCGCGCCGAACGGCGTCTGCGCCATCAGGACATGGATGAGGCCGTCGAGCGCCAGGATGGCGGCCGCCGCCGCGACGCAGACCATGACGCCGCGTGCAAAACGCGAGCCTTTTCCGTTTCGAAAGAATCGAAACGGGGCTCCGGATTCTCGATTTGACGCGTTTTCTTGACGCGAACCGGCCTCCACTTCGCTTGAAAACGCTCCAGAGCGGGATGGCGGCGTCACGGACACTCCACCGAGATCTTGTTGGCGAACATCGCGCCGTAGTTCGAATTGTCGCCGCTCATGAAATTCTGCTCATTGAGCTTTTGCGCCTCGGCGGTGCCGTCGCTCGGCCGCTGCAGTTTCAACTGACAGGCGGCCGGCGCCCCGACCAGCTTGATCGGGTCCTTGTCGGCGAATTTGAAGTCGATGAAGTAGGCCGGATCGAATACTTCCAACGCAAGCTGCCTGGCTTTCAGCGGCGT
The sequence above is drawn from the Bradyrhizobium sediminis genome and encodes:
- the hemH gene encoding ferrochelatase codes for the protein MTAVASIESARAAAGTVPERVGVLLVNLGTPDTADARGVRVYLKEFLSDPRVIEDQGLLWKLILNGIILRVRPARKARDYLKIWNTENNESPLKTITRAQSDKLAAAIADHDHVVVDWAMRYGNPSIASRIEALTAQGCDRLLVVPLYPQYSAATTATVCDEVFRVLASMRAQPTLRITPPYYDDPDYIEALAVSISAHLAGLPFQPERIVASFHGMPQQYVDKGDPYQVQCIATTDALRKRMGLDAGKLLLTFQSRFGTDEWLQPYTDKTMEKLAKEGVRRIAVVTPGFSADCLETLEEIAQENAEIFKHNGGEQFTFIPCLNDSDPGMDVIRQLVLRELQGWI
- a CDS encoding MAPEG family protein, whose translation is MTVAEWCVFATLMLYLLTIAPIKWIGFRRFDNARPRDPAFYNDPIAARALGAHQNGIEAFPFFAIAVLLAEFRAGPQRLIDELAILFLIVRIAYVFTYLGNRPTLRSILWSIGFALNCAIFFMPAIRGWLPG
- a CDS encoding KpsF/GutQ family sugar-phosphate isomerase → MANSKPLMAKSSGTDQASAAVASGLRTLETEASGIAAMSAALQGPLGPAFAATVELIRQAKGRVIVTGLGKSGHVARKIAATLASTGTPAFFVHAAEASHGDLGMITPDDVIIALSWSGEQPEMKNLVNYSSRFAIPMIAVTSNATSSLGEAARIVLELPKAREACPHNLAPTTSSLMQAAIGDALAIALLEGRGFTALEFANFHPGGKLGAMLKFVRDIMHTGDAIPVKPLGAKMSDALVEMSTKGFGCVCIVDSGGEIAGIITDGDLRRHMRPDLMTASVDEVMTRNPRTIPPGMLATEMLETINSSKPAVTVLIVAEGKKPVGIVHVHDVLRAGVA
- a CDS encoding SPFH domain-containing protein; translated protein: MTGFDIFAIAFVLLVIVTLFAGVKTVPQGFDWTIERFGKFTRTLSPGLNIIVPYFDRVGRKMNMMEQVISIPEQEVITKDNATVTVDGVAFFQVFDAAKASYEVSNLEQAIIVLTMTNIRSVMGAMDLDQVLSHRDEINERLLRVVDAAVSPWGLKVNRIEIKDIVPPADLVEAMGRQMKAERVKRADILQAEGQRQSEILRAEGAKQGQILQAEGRKEAAFRDAEARERSAEAEAKATQMVSEAIAKGDVAALNYFIADKYIKAFGQLADSPNQKIVMLPIEAMSILGSLAGIGEIAKATFGESSASAQAAARRGSVPTTGPTPPPFTPRP
- a CDS encoding NfeD family protein: MTEMFTSLGTWNWLIFGFVLMALELLAPGVFMFWLGLAALLVGLLSFAINPSWQTQLLMFAVFAVAAVPLWRRVALSHKSASQSNPFLNKRTDALVGRVFTLEKPIIDGAGTVRIDDTIWRVAGPDAPAGSRVRVVQADGASLTVAAA
- a CDS encoding nickel/cobalt transporter — translated: MVCVAAAAAILALDGLIHVLMAQTPFGAPRRAPAEPQVGGIVGWLLARQSEFYREMSATIRAAKSDGSAVWTLLAISFAYGIFHAAGPGHGKAVISSYLVANQETARRGIALSFASALMQALVAVLIVGICAWLLNATAKTMCGAEKAIEIASYALIAAFGARLVWTKGGGFIRALQAREPAPALVAAAHHHGHDHDHGHGHHHHDHGHHHHDHDPGHVHDEHCGHSHGPDPSELAGPGGWKRGLGAILAVGVRPCSGAILVLVFALAQGLFWAGIAATFVMGLGTAITVATIAVIAVSAKDLARRLSAGREGGGALVMRGIEFGAAGLVLLFGVGLLFGYLAAERVTCL
- a CDS encoding carboxymuconolactone decarboxylase family protein → MSRIAPLQPPYPPEIQGHFDRVMRGAPPLLLFRTIATSARAWEKFRAGSLLDRGPLTLREREIAIMRTCARTACEYEWGVHVAAFAAAAHLTDEQVRATVLEQAGAPCWSAAEQALIAAVDALHDRVTLGDAEFAALSAHYDDAKILEVLLLCGFYRTVSYLANGLALPLEQTAARFPNA
- a CDS encoding outer membrane beta-barrel protein; amino-acid sequence: MSGPARGRRRRVLIWRALLPCLALIAFSETSSRAQTLTPDLFRATRDGFVSPQDSPLRRTAESGDRTGDAANDARLRDKDRPAPSRIGAIPTYGLPAASGASSSGYDSLNRTRKKAKFYPGQAKPKPPPGPGSKPPGMRDPNARVRLSVPPSETANKTPIPPAMAGTVPGQPPRKRLKIDDDPFGAVGDYAGSFLIKSALELRGGYDTNPRRTVVPAGSPFYVIAPELVVFSDWERHALVADLRGSFTGYGNTFPPPTDGTISSAPVIIDRPDFTGHIDGRLDVSRDTRLTAQTRLRVATDNPGSPNIQAGLERYPVYSTLGGTLGVDQNFNRLQLSAGATVDRTVYQNSELTDGTSTSNADRNYNQFGGLGRVSYDLIPGLKPFGEIDGNVRSHDLLFDRNGYQRNSSGGSVRAGTTFEFSRILTGELAIGWAARSYEDPRLLPLQGLLTSASLVWVATPLTSAKFFATTSIDETTVPGVSGVLTNTYTVEVDHDFRRWLQGIGKFTWGTQDYQGDGRFDRFYSISGDLIYKLNRNIWLKGTLRRDWLDSNIPGNSTNSTVVMLGVRLQH
- a CDS encoding winged helix-turn-helix transcriptional regulator; protein product: MPKLGSAMKKRAARGSASGRPIMALLDLLGRRWALRIIWELRDDRALTSRALRTACDDASPTILQTRLSELREAGLVELIAGDGYRLTALGKDLAGNFLPLYRFAERWSKRAAG